The following proteins are encoded in a genomic region of Triticum dicoccoides isolate Atlit2015 ecotype Zavitan chromosome 1B, WEW_v2.0, whole genome shotgun sequence:
- the LOC119349373 gene encoding zinc finger protein BRUTUS-like — protein sequence MAPTPMAGDGPIAAVAPRTPPPPSASAEASASGSGSGGAAGSAAEAPVLIFVYFHKAIRAELDRLHAAAVRLATERGGDGDAAALDTRCRFLFSVYRHHCDAEDAVIFPALDIRVKNVAGTYSLEHKRENDLFAHLFSLLKLDVHSDDGVRREIASCAGAIRTFITQHMFKEEEQVFPLLITKFSYEEQADLVWQFICNIPVNMMADFLPWLSSSVSPDEHQNILNCLHKIVPQEKLLQQVVFAWIGGKEVTVAHDFDNSCSKGGYRCEDISHQTDKQICSHENSKIGKRKYAESNHSQLVTHPIDEILYWHDAIRKELSDIAEETRKIQQSGDFSNVSAFNVRLQFIADVCIFHSIAEDQIIFPAVDGEVSFEQEHAEQEQRFNKFRCLIEEIQTAGARSTAVDFYSELCSQADQIMEEMEKHFNNEETKVLPQARINFSPEKQRELLYRSLCVMPLKLLEKVLPWFVLKMDDANGQSFLQNMFLAAPSSETALVTLLSGWACKGRLKDISNSGKFICLPSGAQGCPLDGDELKSCQSFCPCSLASNGTFSVPLQTENGSRPVKRGNRAESITNRTHCSQTTDIEESRCSKKPCHIPGLRVESSNFGADLFTSVNSFRSLSSSYSAPSLHSSLFSWETDTTFSSPDSISRPIDAIFKFHKAIRKDLEYLDVESGNLIDGDESCLRQFVGRFRLLWGLYRAHSNAEDDIVFPALESKDALHNVSHSYTLDHKQEEELFKDISTILLELSHLRDDLAHPIDEIDEAGKGHICSYSEIDWSRKHNELLTKLQGMCKSIRFTLSNHVHREELELWPLFDKHFSVDDQDKIVGRIIGSTGAEVLQSMIPWVTSALSLDEQNKMMDTWKQATKNTMFDEWLNEWWKSSPNSSDPSNEASSSLSEESQENLDQSDQMFKPGWKDIFRMNQSELEAEIRKVSQDSSLDPRRKAYLIQNLMTSRWIAAQQKSPQPRSEDHNGSTVIPGCFPSYRDPEKQILGCEHYKRNCKLVAACCNKLFTCRFCHDKVSDHTMERKATLEMMCMSCMKVQPVGPNCQSPSCNGLSMAKYYCSICKFFDDERSVYHCPFCNLCRLGEGLGTDFFHCMKCNCCLGLKLKEHKCREKMLEMNCPICCDFLFTSSAAVRGLPCGHFMHSACFQAYTCSHYTCPICSKSLGDMTVYFGMLDGLLAAEELPEEYRNRCQDILCNDCGRKGLSRFHWLYHKCGACGSYNTRVIKTEAPDCSTPN from the exons GTTATCTTTCCAGCACTCGATATTCGAGTCAAGAATGTCGCAGGGACGTATTCCCTTGAGCACAAAAGGGAAAATGATCTCTTTGCCCACCTGTTCTCTCTATTAAAGCTTGATGTACATAGTGATGATGGTGTCCGGAGGGAGATTGCATCCTGTGCTGGAGCAATTCGAACATTTATAACTCAACATATGTTCAAGGAAGAAGAACAG GTCTTCCCATTGCTGATCACAAAGTTTTCATATGAAGAGCAAGCTGATTTAGTCTGGCAGTTCATATGCAACATCCCTGTAAACATGATGGCAGATTTTCTTCCATGGCTTTCATCTTCTGTTTCACCTGATGAGCACCAAAATATTCTTAACTGCTTACATAAAATAGTTCCTCAAGAGAAACTTCTCCAACAG GTTGTATTTGCATGGATAGGAGGGAAAGAAGTAACTGTGGCACACGATTTTGACAATTCTTGTTCAAAAGGCGGTTATAGATGCGAGGATATCTCTCACCAAACAGACAAGCAAATATGCTCACACGAGAATTCTAAAATTGGAAAGAGGAAGTATGCAGAATCTAATCATAGTCAGCTTGTAACACATCCTATAGATGAGATATTGTATTGGCACGATGCTATCCGGAAAGAATTGAGTGATATAGCAGAGGAGACAAGAAAGATCCAGCAGTCTGGAGACTTCTCCAATGTATCAGCCTTCAATGTGAGGCTTCAGTTTATTGCAGATGTGTGCATCTTCCACAG TATTGCCGAGGATCAAATTATATTTCCTGCAGTTGATGGTGAAGTGTCCTTTGAGCAGGAGCATGCTGAACAAGAACAGCGGTTTAACAAATTTAGATGTTTAATTGAAGAAATCCAAACAGCTGGAGCCAGATCAACTGCGGTGGATTTTTACTCCGAGTTATGTTCACAGGCTGATCAGATAATGGAGGAAATGGAGAAGCACTTCAACAATGAGGAAACAAAG GTACTTCCTCAAGCTAGGATAAATTTCTCACCAGAGAAACAAAGAGAACTTCTATATAGGAGTCTTTGTGTCATGCCACTGAAGTTATTGGAGAAGGTTTTACCATGGTTTGTATTAAAGATGGATGATGCAAATGGACAGTCTTTTCTTCAGAATATGTTCCTGGCAG CACCTTCCTCTGAAACTGCACTGGTTACTCTTCTCTCCGGCTGGGCATGCAAAGGTCGTTTGAAGGATATATCCAACTCGGGAAAATTCATATGCTTGCCATCAGGAGCACAGGGCTGCCCGTTGGATGGAGATGAGTTAAAAAGTTGTCAGTCATTCTGCCCATGTTCATTGGCCAGCAACGGAACTTTTTCAGTACCTTTGCAGACAGAAAACGGTTCAAGGCCTGTCAAGCGAGGGAATCGTGCAGAATCTATTACGAACAGAACTCACTGCTCACAAACTACTGACATTGAAGAGTCTCGATGTAGCAAGAAACCTTGCCACATTCCTGGGTTAAGAGTGGAAAGTAGCAACTTTGGTGCTGATTTATTTACTTCTGTAAACTCTTTTCGCTCACTGTCTTCCAGTTATTCTGCACCTTCTTTACACTCAAGTCTTTTTTCATGGGAGACGGACACGACATTTTCCAGCCCAGATAGCATCTCTAGGCCAATTGATGCAATATTCAAATTCCATAAGGCAATTCGCAAAGATTTAGAATACTTAGATGTTGAATCTGGAAATCTCATTGATGGAGATGAATCTTGCCTTCGCCAGTTCGTCGGAAGATTTCGCCTACTGTGGGGTCTTTACAGAGCACATAGCAATGCTGAAGATGACATTGTCTTCCCTGCTCTTGAATCGAAAGATGCACTACATAATGTCAGTCACTCATACACCCTTGATCACAAACAGGAAGAAGAATTATTTAAAGATATATCAACCATACTGCTTGAACTTTCACATTTACGTGATGATTTGGCTCACCCCATTGATGAAATTGATGAAGCTGGAAAAGGCCATATTTGTTCATACAGTGAGATTGATTGGTCCAGAAAGCATAATGAACTTTTGACAAAGCTTCAAGGAATGTGCAAGTCTATCCGGTTTACCCTGTCTAATCATGTGCATAGAGAAGAACTTGAGTTGTGGCCACTGTTTGATAAACATTTCTCTGTGGATGACCAAGATAAGATTGTAGGTCGTATAATTGGATCTACAGGAGCTGAGGTTCTGCAGTCAATGATACCTTGGGTTACATCGGCACTTAGTCTAGATGAACAGAACAAGATGATGGATACATGGAAGCAGGCAACGAAGAATACAATGTTTGATGAATGGCTAAACGAATGGTGGAAGAGTTCACCAAATTCATCTGACCCCTCAAATGAGGCCTCCTCCTCCCTTTCTGAAG AAAGCCAAGAAAACCTTGACCAGAGTGATCAGATGTTCAAGCCTGGTTGGAAGGACATTTTCCGAATGAATCAAAGTGAGCTCGAGGCTGAGATACGAAAGGTTTCTCAAGATTCTAGTCTTGATCCAAGGAGGAAAGCATATCTAATCCAAAATCTCATGACGAG CCGCTGGATAGCTGCTCAGCAGAAATCACCACAACCAAGATCAGAAGATCATAATGGATCTACTGTAATACCTGGATGTTTTCCTTCTTATCGAGATCCAGAGAAACAAATATTGGGTTGTGAGCATTACAAAAGAAACTGCAAGCTTGTTGCTGCCTGCTGCAATAAGCTGTTCACATGCAGGTTCTGTCATGATAAAGTTAGTGATCATACAATGGAGAG GAAAGCAACTTTGGAGATGATGTGCATGTCATGTATGAAAGTTCAGCCAGTTGGTCCAAATTGCCAAAGTCCTTCTTGCAATGGGCTATCAATGGCAAAATATTATTGCAGTATATGCAAGTTTTTTGATGATGAAAG GAGTGTGTATCATTGCCCTTTTTGCAATTTGTGTCGTCTTGGGGAAGGATTGGGCACCGACTTCTTCCACTGCATGAAATGCAACTGTTGCCTCGGCTTGAAACTGAAAGAACACAAATGTCGGGAGAAGATGCTCGAGATGAATTGTCCAATCTGTTGCGACTTCCTATTCACGTCTAGTGCAGCAGTTAGAGGTCTTCCATGTGGGCATTTCATGCATTCAGCATGCTTTCAG GCATACACTTGCAGTCACTATACCTGTCCAATCTGCAGCAAATCCTTGGGAGATATGACG GTGTACTTTGGAATGCTCGACGGCTTGCTGGCTGCGGAAGAGCTTCCTGAGGAATACCGGAACCGGTGCCAG GATATACTCTGTAACGACTGCGGAAGAAAAGGGCTTTCCCGGTTCCACTGGCTGTATCACAAATGCGGCGCCTGCGGCTCGTACAACACCAGAGTTATCAAGACCGAGGCACCAGATTGTTCCACGCCGAATTAA